One genomic segment of Scophthalmus maximus strain ysfricsl-2021 chromosome 3, ASM2237912v1, whole genome shotgun sequence includes these proteins:
- the LOC118316857 gene encoding CDK5 and ABL1 enzyme substrate 2 isoform X1: MATALCGASAGSGAPPAKSHREHRRKAKDSRRRQAALLFLNNISLDGRAPGHGHDGDTEQEAAEQQRLGDRDAPVPPPPEDRASTGRVTEIAAAGSGSSSSFPGAGSPTHPSAVMSPGSTGPPAAGGNEVFLEGVCAGETQTPDTPVSPGPPGHQPCYRVRSTPAALSPLPAGSDLEPRHRLRNVSGSPGPKVPKKVHFIKSMRQYDTRGCRIMLICAKRSIYAAFSVLPYGESSHLSDLKLEAQRQRLSSVAAADLLPSLEGVDLGDYGKTVSYAQFLYPTNALVRPKIGAVSEGGAAQTPQSRFRGNGQRNVTPARPSNSTAQESYGEELVEYDPDMLSDPQWPCGRHKRVLIFASYVTTVIEYVKPSDLKKDMNEIFKEKFPHIKLTLSKIRSLKRDMRLVSEECGLQPVTMAMSFVYFEKLVLQGRLNKQNRKLVAAACVLLAAKISSDLRKPEVKQLIDKLEERFRINRRELIPLEFPVLVALEMGLYLPESKVEPHYRRLVLQG, translated from the exons ATGGCGACGGCGCTCTGCGGAGCCTCGGCCGGCAGCGGCGCTCCACCGGCGAAGAGCCACCGGGAGCACCGGCGGAAAGCGAAGGACTCGAGGCGGAGGCAGGCGGCGCTGCTGTTCCTCAACAACATCTCCCTCGACGGACGAGCACCGGGTCACGGACACGACGGAGACACCGAGCAGGAAGCCGCCGAGCAGCAGCGGCTCGGGGACAGAGACGCTCCggtcccgccgccgccggaggACCGAGCATCGACCGGCCGGGTGACGGAGATCGCCGCGGCCGGTAGTGGCTCGTCCTCCAGCTTCCCCGGGGCGGGGAGTCCCACCCACCCTTCTGCGGTCATGTCTCCCGGATCGACCGGGCCACCGGCTGCGGGAGGCAACGAGGTATTTTTGGAAGGTGTCTGCGCGGGCGAGACCCAAACCCCGGACACCCCCGTGTCTCCCGGGCCCCCCGGCCACCAGCCCTGCTACCGAGTCCGGTCCACGCCCGCCGCCCTGAGCCCGCTCCCGGCCGGAAGTGACCTGGAGCCGCGACACAG GCTGAGAAACGTGTCTGGTTCCCCAGGACCCAAAGTGCCGAAGAAAGTCCACTTCATCAAGAGTATGAGGCAGTACGACACGCGAGGCTGCAG GATCATGCTGATTTGTGCCAAGCGGTCGATATACGCTGCTTTCTCAGTGCTGCCGTATGGAGAGAGTTCTCACCTCAG TGATCTGAAACTGGAGGCTCAGAGACAGAGGCTGTCGTCTGTGGCTGCCGCCGACCTTCTTCCTTCCTTAGAGGGCGTGGATCTCGGAGACTACGGCAAG ACGGTTTCGTACGCTCAGTTCCTTTATCCCACCAACGCCTTGGTGAGGCCGAAGATCGGCGCTGTGTCGGAGGGCGGGGCAGCCCAGACCCCTCAGTCACGATTCCGTGGCAATGGGCAGAGGAATGTCACACCGGCTCGCCCGAGCAACAGCACGGCACAAGAAtcat ACGGGGAGGAGCTAGTGGAGTACGACCCCGACATGCTCAGTGACCCCCAGTGGCCTTGTGGGAGACACAAGAGAGTTCTCATTTTTGCATCATACGTg ACGACTGTCATTGAGTACGTGAAGCCGTCCGACCTGAAGAAAGACATGAACGAGATCTTCAAGGAAAAGTTTCCTCACATCAAACTGACGCTGAGCAAGATCAGAAG tctgAAGAGAGACATGCGGCTCGTGAGCGAGGAGTGCGGCTTGCAGCCAGTCACCATGGCGATGTCCTTTGTGTACTTTGAGAAGCTGGTGCTTCAGGGTCGACTCAACAAGCAGAACAGGAAGCTGGTGGCGGCGGCGTGCGTGCTGCTCGCTGCGAAGATCAGTAGTGACCTGAGGAAACCAGAGGTCAAACAACTCATTGAT AAGCTGGAGGAGCGTTTCCGCATCAACCGGCGGGAGCTGATTCCACTGGAGTTTCCTGTGCTGGTTGCCTTGGAGATGGGACTGTACCTCCCCGAGAGCAAGGTGGAGCCGCACTACCGCCGACTGGTGCTGCAGGgttag
- the LOC118316857 gene encoding CDK5 and ABL1 enzyme substrate 2 isoform X2 gives MATALCGASAGSGAPPAKSHREHRRKAKDSRRRQAALLFLNNISLDGRAPGHGHDGDTEQEAAEQQRLGDRDAPVPPPPEDRASTGRVTEIAAAGSGSSSSFPGAGSPTHPSAVMSPGSTGPPAAGGNEVFLEGVCAGETQTPDTPVSPGPPGHQPCYRVRSTPAALSPLPAGSDLEPRHRLRNVSGSPGPKVPKKVHFIKSMRQYDTRGCSDLKLEAQRQRLSSVAAADLLPSLEGVDLGDYGKTVSYAQFLYPTNALVRPKIGAVSEGGAAQTPQSRFRGNGQRNVTPARPSNSTAQESYGEELVEYDPDMLSDPQWPCGRHKRVLIFASYVTTVIEYVKPSDLKKDMNEIFKEKFPHIKLTLSKIRSLKRDMRLVSEECGLQPVTMAMSFVYFEKLVLQGRLNKQNRKLVAAACVLLAAKISSDLRKPEVKQLIDKLEERFRINRRELIPLEFPVLVALEMGLYLPESKVEPHYRRLVLQG, from the exons ATGGCGACGGCGCTCTGCGGAGCCTCGGCCGGCAGCGGCGCTCCACCGGCGAAGAGCCACCGGGAGCACCGGCGGAAAGCGAAGGACTCGAGGCGGAGGCAGGCGGCGCTGCTGTTCCTCAACAACATCTCCCTCGACGGACGAGCACCGGGTCACGGACACGACGGAGACACCGAGCAGGAAGCCGCCGAGCAGCAGCGGCTCGGGGACAGAGACGCTCCggtcccgccgccgccggaggACCGAGCATCGACCGGCCGGGTGACGGAGATCGCCGCGGCCGGTAGTGGCTCGTCCTCCAGCTTCCCCGGGGCGGGGAGTCCCACCCACCCTTCTGCGGTCATGTCTCCCGGATCGACCGGGCCACCGGCTGCGGGAGGCAACGAGGTATTTTTGGAAGGTGTCTGCGCGGGCGAGACCCAAACCCCGGACACCCCCGTGTCTCCCGGGCCCCCCGGCCACCAGCCCTGCTACCGAGTCCGGTCCACGCCCGCCGCCCTGAGCCCGCTCCCGGCCGGAAGTGACCTGGAGCCGCGACACAG GCTGAGAAACGTGTCTGGTTCCCCAGGACCCAAAGTGCCGAAGAAAGTCCACTTCATCAAGAGTATGAGGCAGTACGACACGCGAGGCTGCAG TGATCTGAAACTGGAGGCTCAGAGACAGAGGCTGTCGTCTGTGGCTGCCGCCGACCTTCTTCCTTCCTTAGAGGGCGTGGATCTCGGAGACTACGGCAAG ACGGTTTCGTACGCTCAGTTCCTTTATCCCACCAACGCCTTGGTGAGGCCGAAGATCGGCGCTGTGTCGGAGGGCGGGGCAGCCCAGACCCCTCAGTCACGATTCCGTGGCAATGGGCAGAGGAATGTCACACCGGCTCGCCCGAGCAACAGCACGGCACAAGAAtcat ACGGGGAGGAGCTAGTGGAGTACGACCCCGACATGCTCAGTGACCCCCAGTGGCCTTGTGGGAGACACAAGAGAGTTCTCATTTTTGCATCATACGTg ACGACTGTCATTGAGTACGTGAAGCCGTCCGACCTGAAGAAAGACATGAACGAGATCTTCAAGGAAAAGTTTCCTCACATCAAACTGACGCTGAGCAAGATCAGAAG tctgAAGAGAGACATGCGGCTCGTGAGCGAGGAGTGCGGCTTGCAGCCAGTCACCATGGCGATGTCCTTTGTGTACTTTGAGAAGCTGGTGCTTCAGGGTCGACTCAACAAGCAGAACAGGAAGCTGGTGGCGGCGGCGTGCGTGCTGCTCGCTGCGAAGATCAGTAGTGACCTGAGGAAACCAGAGGTCAAACAACTCATTGAT AAGCTGGAGGAGCGTTTCCGCATCAACCGGCGGGAGCTGATTCCACTGGAGTTTCCTGTGCTGGTTGCCTTGGAGATGGGACTGTACCTCCCCGAGAGCAAGGTGGAGCCGCACTACCGCCGACTGGTGCTGCAGGgttag
- the LOC118316862 gene encoding proteasomal ubiquitin receptor ADRM1-like isoform X1, whose amino-acid sequence MTGEERSVMASGALFPSLVSGSRGSSSKYLVEFRAGKMNMKGATVTPDKRRGQVYVQQTDDSLIHFCWKDRTSGNVDDDLIIFPDDCEFKRVNQCSTGRVYVLKFKAGSKRLFFWMQEPKTDKDEEFCRKVNEYLNNPPMPGALGSGGSGGHDLSALGGEGGLQSLLGNMSHNQLMQLIGPTGLGGIGGLGALAGPGLANLLGSSSSSSSSSVPAASSSSTSPSTAVTPTSTSTASRLGSSQVPTTPITPSATTAASPTATTPSTPAVTSLAAGAANPTQPIQLRDLQSILATMNVPASGQGVDLASVLTPEVMAPILDNPEVQQRLVPYLPSGESLPQSSEQLHNTLSSPQFQQAMSMFSSALASGQLGPLMNQFGLPAEAVDAANKGDVEAFAKAMETETKSEPDGDGDAKDKKDDDEDMSLD is encoded by the exons atgacaggagaggagagg AGCGTCATGGCATCCGGAGCGTTGTTCCCCAGCTTGGTGTCCGGGTCCCGCGGCTCCTCCTCTAAATACCTGGTGGAGTTCCGAGCCGGGAAGATGAACATGAAGGGAGCGACGGTGACGCCAGACAAGCGGCGAGGTCAAGTGTACGTCCAGCAGACGGACGACTCGCTCATCCACTTCTGCTGGAAGGACCGGACGAGTGGGAACGTGGACGAC GACCTGATCATCTTCCCTGACGACTGCGAGTTCAAGCGGGTGAACCAGTGTTCGACCGGACGAGTCTACGTGTTGAAGTTCAAGGCTGGTTCCAAAAGACTCTTCTTCTGGATGCAG GAGCCGAAGACCGACAAGGACGAGGAGTTTTGCCGCAAAGTGAACGAGTACCTGAACAACCCGCCAATGCCCGGCGCGCtgggcagcggcggcagcggagGTCACGACCTGTCCGCTCTGGGAG GGGAGGGCGGTTTGCAAAGCCTTCTGGGTAACATGAGCCACAACCAGCTCATGCAGCTCATTGGACCTACCGGACTGGGCGGGATTG GTGGTCTCGGGGCTCTGGCCGGTCCAGGCCTCGCCAACCtgctgggcagcagcagcagcagcagcagcagcagcgtccctgcagccagcagctcctccactaG TCCATCTACAGCCgtcacccccacctccacctccaccgccAGCCGGCTCGGCTCCTCCCAGGTGCCCACCACACCCATCACTCCCTCCGCCACCACCGCAGCCtcccccaccgccaccaccccGTCCACCCCTGCTGTGACCTCACTGGCCGCAGGTGCAGCCAACCCCACGCAGCCCATCCAGCTGAGAGACCTGCAGAGCATCCTGGCCACCATGAATGTTCCTGCCAGCGGCCAGGGAG TTGACCTTGCCAGCGTCCTGACCCCGGAGGTCATGGCTCCCATCCTGGACAACCCTGAGGTGCAGCAGAGGCTGGTGCCGTACCTGCCGTCCGGAGAGTCTCTGCCTCAGAGCTCGGAGCAGCTGCACAACACACTCAGCTCGCCGCAGTTTCAGCAG GCCATGAGCATGTTCAGCAGCGCCCTGGCGTCCGGGCAGTTGGGGCCTCTGATGAACCAGTTCGGTTTGCCTGCAGAGGCCGTCGACGCCGCCAACAAAGGAG atgTGGAGGCGTTCGCCAAAGCGATGGAGACGGAGACTAAGTCTGAGCcggacggagacggagacgccAAAGACAAGAAGGACGACGACGAAGACATGAGTCTGGACTGA
- the LOC118316862 gene encoding proteasomal ubiquitin receptor ADRM1-like isoform X2 — translation MASGALFPSLVSGSRGSSSKYLVEFRAGKMNMKGATVTPDKRRGQVYVQQTDDSLIHFCWKDRTSGNVDDDLIIFPDDCEFKRVNQCSTGRVYVLKFKAGSKRLFFWMQEPKTDKDEEFCRKVNEYLNNPPMPGALGSGGSGGHDLSALGGEGGLQSLLGNMSHNQLMQLIGPTGLGGIGGLGALAGPGLANLLGSSSSSSSSSVPAASSSSTSPSTAVTPTSTSTASRLGSSQVPTTPITPSATTAASPTATTPSTPAVTSLAAGAANPTQPIQLRDLQSILATMNVPASGQGVDLASVLTPEVMAPILDNPEVQQRLVPYLPSGESLPQSSEQLHNTLSSPQFQQAMSMFSSALASGQLGPLMNQFGLPAEAVDAANKGDVEAFAKAMETETKSEPDGDGDAKDKKDDDEDMSLD, via the exons ATGGCATCCGGAGCGTTGTTCCCCAGCTTGGTGTCCGGGTCCCGCGGCTCCTCCTCTAAATACCTGGTGGAGTTCCGAGCCGGGAAGATGAACATGAAGGGAGCGACGGTGACGCCAGACAAGCGGCGAGGTCAAGTGTACGTCCAGCAGACGGACGACTCGCTCATCCACTTCTGCTGGAAGGACCGGACGAGTGGGAACGTGGACGAC GACCTGATCATCTTCCCTGACGACTGCGAGTTCAAGCGGGTGAACCAGTGTTCGACCGGACGAGTCTACGTGTTGAAGTTCAAGGCTGGTTCCAAAAGACTCTTCTTCTGGATGCAG GAGCCGAAGACCGACAAGGACGAGGAGTTTTGCCGCAAAGTGAACGAGTACCTGAACAACCCGCCAATGCCCGGCGCGCtgggcagcggcggcagcggagGTCACGACCTGTCCGCTCTGGGAG GGGAGGGCGGTTTGCAAAGCCTTCTGGGTAACATGAGCCACAACCAGCTCATGCAGCTCATTGGACCTACCGGACTGGGCGGGATTG GTGGTCTCGGGGCTCTGGCCGGTCCAGGCCTCGCCAACCtgctgggcagcagcagcagcagcagcagcagcagcgtccctgcagccagcagctcctccactaG TCCATCTACAGCCgtcacccccacctccacctccaccgccAGCCGGCTCGGCTCCTCCCAGGTGCCCACCACACCCATCACTCCCTCCGCCACCACCGCAGCCtcccccaccgccaccaccccGTCCACCCCTGCTGTGACCTCACTGGCCGCAGGTGCAGCCAACCCCACGCAGCCCATCCAGCTGAGAGACCTGCAGAGCATCCTGGCCACCATGAATGTTCCTGCCAGCGGCCAGGGAG TTGACCTTGCCAGCGTCCTGACCCCGGAGGTCATGGCTCCCATCCTGGACAACCCTGAGGTGCAGCAGAGGCTGGTGCCGTACCTGCCGTCCGGAGAGTCTCTGCCTCAGAGCTCGGAGCAGCTGCACAACACACTCAGCTCGCCGCAGTTTCAGCAG GCCATGAGCATGTTCAGCAGCGCCCTGGCGTCCGGGCAGTTGGGGCCTCTGATGAACCAGTTCGGTTTGCCTGCAGAGGCCGTCGACGCCGCCAACAAAGGAG atgTGGAGGCGTTCGCCAAAGCGATGGAGACGGAGACTAAGTCTGAGCcggacggagacggagacgccAAAGACAAGAAGGACGACGACGAAGACATGAGTCTGGACTGA